A section of the Parasteatoda tepidariorum isolate YZ-2023 chromosome 6, CAS_Ptep_4.0, whole genome shotgun sequence genome encodes:
- the LOC107449656 gene encoding uncharacterized protein: MSNKNGRNALSEINNEILTVYEYCLAAGLTHDEIVEKAKPLILPVQKLEWKRKFLMLLKIGICCLAISYTLSSDTVSRSFLTNTRYFMFKILPFWDWTELYSENCLLENPFYSNEEVLIFDCKVCEDVFDVDYLNRTSPEEISQYYMQRNIPVIVRDAMFDWSVMQDSFNILNMTEGFYHLDEDVCMFQSNLNVENHQMLFQKLLSQDLQKWYAHWENCEKSTQKFVRKFYARPYFLPGVVQMTEANWILMSSNYIGRKYKKIDVMPSVTVMWVAQIRGYNNIQFLPKNPCHTTCNVIEDTLEEGEIALFSPTVWNFSYLPGEGTENLAIAVGGLAI; the protein is encoded by the exons ATGTCAAACAAGAATGGAAGAAATGCGctttcagaaattaataatgaaattttgactGTGTACGAATATTGCTTAGCTGCTGGTCTCACTCATGATGAGATAGTTGAGAAGGCAAAGCCATTAATTTTGCCCGTACAAAAATTAGAATGGAAAAGAAAGTTTCTGATGCTACTTAAGATTGGCATATGCTGTCTTGCCATTTCATACACATTGAGTTCTGACACAGTTTCGAGATCTTTTTTGACGAATACgagatattttatgtttaag attttacCATTTTGGGACTGGACTGaattatattctgaaaattgtttattggAAAATCCATTCTATTCAAATGAAGAAGTACTTATCTTTGATTGCAAG gtATGTGAAGATGTTTTTGATGTGGACTATTTAAATCGGACTTCACCCGAAGAGATCTCACAATATTACATGCAAAGAAATATTCCAGTTATTGTAAGAGATGCAATGTTTGATTGGTCTGTCATGCAAgattctttcaatattttaaatatgactgag ggtTTTTATCATCTGGATGAAGATGTTTGCATGTTTCAGTCTAACTTAAATGTTGAGAATCATCAGatgctttttcaaaaactactAAGTCAAGATCTTCAAAAGTGGTATGCACATTG GGAAAACTGTGAAAAATCTACTCAGAAATTTGTTCGGAAATTTTATGCAAGACCATATTTTCTGCCAGGAGTTGTGCAGATGACAGAAGCAAATTGGATTCTTATGTCTTCCAACTATATTggaaggaaatataaaaaa ATTGATGTGATGCCTTCTGTCACAGTTATGTGGGTGGCTCAAATCAGAGGttataataatattcagttCCTACCTAAAAACCCTTGTCATACTACATGCAATGTAATTGAAGATACACTTGAAGAAGGAGAAATCG ctttattcagCCCAACAGTGTGGAACTTTTCATATTTACCAGGAGAAGGTACTGAAAATTTAGCAATTGCAGTTGGAGGGTTAGCAATATGA
- the LOC107449655 gene encoding probable ATP-dependent RNA helicase DDX52 — protein MERSLELFKIVAFGTSFDPCKPRRRENKLKNAKRNKKKKFEELNASQNGGIEEKRRQEKEISSSDSSDSSSDEEEGTDKEKTEKPVKKKEKKRLSAMQLIKIRKEEVTHFRRVNKIYVVGDDVPDPMEAFDQLISDYDVSPLLLENIMKLNYSKPTPIQMQAVPLMIHNRQLLACAPTGSGKTAAFLIPLIHNLKGPVKGGIRAVVLAPTRELAKQIHSFCIKLSEGTGLRSLIIEDVNSVKERPKYLKKHDILISTPNRLIYLLQNDPPVISLNKVQWLVVDECDKLFETGEKGFRDQLATIYNACDSAELKRAMYSATFSHEVEEWCKLNLDSLVCVAVGSKNTAVETIKQELKFTGSEGGKLVALKDILKGGFMPPALIFVQSKERAKELYSEVVYYCQRVGVIHADLPQDERDSVVEKFESSKIWVLICTELMARGIDFKGVNLVINYDFPATAIAYIHRIGRTGRAGEEGKAITFFTTDDVENLKSIAQVIKNAGCEVPSYIMSLKTKKKKKNDIVRPIKREKISTSTAYDIGKVGKKRDNKTFLKRKGENEPSREKKKSKKTDNSDAHSTKSSMKKKKKKLKPVD, from the exons atggAAAGAAgtcttgaattatttaaaattgtcgCTTTCGGAACAAGTTTCGATCCATGCAAACCTCGTCGAAGAGAGAACAAATTAAAG AATGCTAAGCGGAATAAGAAGAAGAAGTTTGAGGAATTGAATGCAAGCCAAAATGGTggcattgaagaaaaaagaaggcaagaaaaagaaattagttcatcag ATTCCAGTGATAGTTCATCAGATGAAGAAGAAGGAactgataaagaaaaaactgaaaaacctgttaagaaaaaagaaaagaaaagattgTCTGCAATGCAGTTGATAAAAATTAGGAAAGAAGAG GTTACTCATTTCCGTcgagttaataaaatatatgttgtgGGTGATGATGTTCCAGATCCCATGGAAGCATTTGATCAACTAATCTCTGATTATGATGTTTCTCCTCTACTATTGGAAAATATTATGAAGCTGAATTATTCAAAACCTACTCCAATTCAAATGCAGGCTGTACCTTTAATGATACAT AATCGTCAACTACTTGCTTGTGCTCCAACTGGATCTGGCAAAACTGCAGCATTCCTCATTCCATTGATTCATAATCTGAAG GGTCCTGTAAAGGGAGGAATCAGAGCTGTTGTATTAGCACCTACTAGAGAACTAGCTAAACAGATACATtccttttgtataaaattatctgAGGGCACAGGTCTGAGATCCTTAATTATTGAAGATGTCAATTCTGTTAAAGAACGTCcaaagtatttgaaaaagcaTG ATATTCTAATTTCTACACCTAACAGACTGatatatttacttcaaaatgatCCTCCTGTTATCAGCTTAAACAA GGTTCAGTGGTTAGTTGTGGACGAATGTGACAAATTGTTTGAGACTGGTGAAAAGGGATTTCGAGATCAACTAGCAACCATTTATAATGCATGTGACTCTGCAGAATTAAAGAGAGCTATGTACAGTGCTACTTTTAGCCATGAGGTTGAAGAGTGGTGCAAATTGAACCTGGATAGCCTTGTTTGTGTTGCAGTTGGATccaa GAACACTGCAGTGGAAACTATAAAACAAGAACTCAAATTCACTGGATCTGAGGGTGGCAAACTTGTTGCTCTGAAAGACATTTTGAAGGGG gggTTCATGCCTCCCGCACTCATCTTTGTACAAAGCAAAGAGCGAGCCAAGGAACTCTATTCTGAAGTTGTTTATTATTGTCAACGAGTTGGAGTTATACATGCTGATCTTCCACAAGATGAAAGAGATTCTGTTGTTGAAAAGTTTGAATCCAGTAAAATTTGGGTCCTGATTTGTACTGAGTTAATGGCAAGAGGAATTGATTTCAAAGGAGTTAATCTAGTTATCAATTATGATTTCCCAGCTACAGCTATAGCATATATTCATAGGATag GACGTACTGGAAGAGCTGGAGAAGAAGGAAAAGCTATAACTTTTTTCACCACAGATGatgttgaaaatttgaaaag TATTGCTCAAGTGATTAAAAATGCTGGATGTGAAGTCCCATCATATATCATGAGtctgaaaactaaaaa gaagaagaaaaatgatattGTAAGACcgataaaaagggaaaaaatatccACTTCTACTGCTTATGATATTGGGAAAGTTGGTAAAAAGAG ggaTAATAAAACTTTCCTGAAAAGAAAAGGTGAAAATGAGCCTTCTCGTGAAAAGAAAAAGTcgaaaaaaactgataattcTGATGCTCATTCAACTAAAAGTtcaatgaagaagaagaaaaagaaactgaaaccTGTTGATTAA